GATGACATTGTTTCATAGAACGGGTTCCATTAAGTTTCCTGGATTGCATTTGCTTAAGTTCAAGCATGTAGGCACTGTCATCCACATAGAGGATGATCACATCGTTATCTTCATCATACCCCAGCACTTTGTCTTGCCACACCTTCCTCCTAGTCTGATGAGGGATCCCAAGAGTGCTATGCATTTCAACAGTCTTCCGCAAAAACCATGTGGCAATACCCTGAGAGTTAATCACCCTCTGCCAGATCTGAAGGTTCGGGAAGAGGAATATGGCTATGGCTAGGCCATCGGCGCCGTCCTCAGGCTTGATGATCCTATAGTTGCCAGATTCATTCATACCAGGAGGCCCCATGATGACAGCTAGGCTCTGCATATCCAAATCAAACCAAAATATGGCATTGCACGAAAGCAGCCAATAGAGTGTATTACCAATAAGGGTCGCGGGAACACTATCACCATGGAGCTCGCATGGATACTTTGTTGATATGATATTGCTCCATGTGTCAGTCTCCGAGGAAAAAACACAGGCCTGTGGTTGATGATCTCTTCTGTGGGACACCAGGACAACCTTGAAAGGGCTGCAATGACAGTGGCCGTGCACATGGTCCTGCTCGCCAGCAGCACAGAGCACCGCCCCGTAGAGGATGGACGGCGGCCCGAATTCGGCAGGAACAGCCAGGTAGCGCTGCTCACCGGTGATGGGGGCGAACACAATAAGCTGCCTTAACACCCGGTGCAAGGCAAGCACGCGGCCGCCACGGCACCCCAAAACTTCAAAGCCACGGGAGGCCATGCCGAACGGGATGTGGATGCGCTCAGCAGGGACACGGTCGGGAGGGTGCAGGATGTCCTGGTTGAACACGATCTTCCGTCGGCGCTCGAAGAAGCCGAGCAGGGGCGGCTTCCAGCTCCTGCGGCGGGCTTGGAACTGGCGGATGAAGTTGGGGTCGGTGGCGAGGCCTCGCCAGCGCCTGGAGACCAAGGACGCGAGCAGGCGGGACGACGGCTGCGGTGGCAGAAGGAGAAGGATCTCCCAAAGCATATCCAACGGCAGCGACTCGCACGGGGCGGGGGGACGACGGCCGTTCCGCGGCGTATCGCCGTCGCCCGGCAGAGGGACAGGCGCCTCCggagaggtgcggcggcggcggcggcgatcctcGCTCGCCCCGAtttgggagcggcggcggcggccggggcggaCCAGCCCATCATCCTCCTCGCTCGCCCCGATTTGGGAGCGGCTACGGCGACTGGGGCGGGTCACCGCGATCTGGGAGCGGCGGCGACTGCGGCGAGCGCCGGCCATTTCGGCGGCTTCCTCGCTCGCGCCGATTTGAGAACGGCTGCGGCGGCCGCCTGGGGAAACCCCGTGGTAGGTTTTCATTCTGGTGGTGGTTGTTATTCGGTCATAGACGACTCCGGCGAGCTTTCACGGCGGCCGTTCAATCGGGCGCCGCCAAGGGGGTGGGTAGGGGTTAGGGTTTTCTTTTCCGTTCCAAGGGCGAGCTTTCACTGCTACAAGTTCTTCTCTGGAGGCCCCACCTGAAGACTAGCTGCGCCGTTGTCTTGCTGGGCCAAAGACCCGCATTCCCACAACACCCAGAAAGCAGGTTGAGAACTGGGTTTGGCCTCATTCTGTTTGGAGAATTTTCATAGAAAAACACACACACAAGAATAGATGCATTGGGTTTGTAAGAAATGCTTACAGGAATTTCATAGAAATACTATTCGTTTCCTGTGTTTTTGGAGGAAACTACACATCGCATCCACGTAAAGCTCATTTTTTTTTACGTAGGAACAAGTCAAGACAATTCCTTGGAATGGCAAATGTCATTCTATCAAATTCTTGTGCACTCCTAATTCCTGAGTTTGGATTTCCTCCACATTGAATGAGCCGGTGTTAAAAGATACTGCTAAATGAAATGTAGCACCAAGCAATGGCATGATGATTTTGCCATACCGACCTTGATAGGATCGGGGCCATCGAAGGGCCCAGCCGCACAGGGGAGTATACACTGCTGACGTAGATCTCCAAAGTTGACCATCACTACGGACACGATATTTGTCTGTAGACTGATCCAGACTAGTCCACGGGCAGTGATGTGGAAGTCAGTCATCCAACCTTATCCCCTAAAATTTCCGCCTCTTTCAAAAAATATTCGCGAGCTCAAAATAGCAGCATATCAAATCATCAAAGATTGAAAATATTCAAATGCAATAGTAGTTCTAATTTAATTATTACAATCCAAATAAGTATTTAAAATAGTTCAAACTTGCATTCAACTAGCACATATGTTCTAGTTGTCCCCTTTGAGTGGGACGACGGTGCCACGGTCCTACATAGCTATGGTTTGGACCCCCGCAGAGTCCCCTAGTTTGTTTTTGATTTGCGGGAAACAAACAAGCAGACTGGTCCATGGACCGATGTCGGACGGCGCTGGATGGCAAATTACGTCCGGACAG
This window of the Triticum aestivum cultivar Chinese Spring chromosome 5D, IWGSC CS RefSeq v2.1, whole genome shotgun sequence genome carries:
- the LOC123122977 gene encoding uncharacterized protein, with the protein product MKTYHGVSPGGRRSRSQIGASEEAAEMAGARRSRRRSQIAVTRPSRRSRSQIGASEEDDGLVRPGRRRRSQIGASEDRRRRRRTSPEAPVPLPGDGDTPRNGRRPPAPCESLPLDMLWEILLLLPPQPSSRLLASLVSRRWRGLATDPNFIRQFQARRRSWKPPLLGFFERRRKIVFNQDILHPPDRVPAERIHIPFGMASRGFEVLGCRGGRVLALHRVLRQLIVFAPITGEQRYLAVPAEFGPPSILYGAVLCAAGEQDHVHGHCHCSPFKVVLVSHRRDHQPQACVFSSETDTWSNIISTKYPCELHGDSVPATLIGNTLYWLLSCNAIFWFDLDMQSLAVIMGPPGMNESGNYRIIKPEDGADGLAIAIFLFPNLQIWQRVINSQGIATWFLRKTVEMHSTLGIPHQTRRKVWQDKVLGYDEDNDVIILYVDDSAYMLELKQMQSRKLNGTRSMKQCHPFTSFYPPDMAI